The following proteins are encoded in a genomic region of Hymenobacter siberiensis:
- a CDS encoding T9SS type A sorting domain-containing protein, which produces MKKSLLFLGLLGFAGHANAQAPWTLVNAPTSNILTQSNIVDLSTLSATVVWGVTSDRVATGAPASIPRNFIRSNNTAGDQFDWGDISVTSGPTKSATVGNVSGISATTAVACAFPGSTFDGATTYGGEIVKTTNGGQTWVKKTTSTQFTGAGTFCNWVHMFNATTGVSLGDPASAAGSAFEILRTTDGGENWVRVTANVPAPLANEYGNAGAFFPSNSAPGTLWTGLASSNNAAQVRVFKTTDFGVTWTASGLIPNIVGAVSQLAFKSNNLDGIAFGYTSPGGGAAATALNVARTSDGGATWTAITPANNATGSFFRNAIDAVGNTYYSTGARFPLPTTNQVPEDFGTSISTDGVNWTNLNVSGTTLAAPGYFFCMDLIPGATANNVVGYGGLYTDPNGAGGVYKYSRTVTATRNAALQSALNVYPNPSTSGVFNVDLGSELKTGAQLTVSDALGRQVKSQTLNAAAIGARKISLDLSGEKTGVYTLQIRTDAGLATQKVVID; this is translated from the coding sequence ATGAAAAAATCACTACTCTTTTTGGGCCTGCTCGGATTTGCCGGTCACGCCAATGCGCAGGCCCCCTGGACGCTTGTCAATGCTCCCACCAGCAACATCCTGACTCAGTCTAACATCGTTGACCTCAGCACACTCTCGGCAACCGTGGTGTGGGGAGTAACCTCTGATAGGGTGGCCACCGGTGCTCCGGCTTCCATTCCAAGGAATTTTATCCGCAGCAACAATACCGCGGGTGACCAGTTCGACTGGGGCGATATTTCGGTGACCAGTGGCCCGACTAAAAGTGCCACAGTCGGTAATGTTTCTGGTATTAGTGCCACTACTGCAGTCGCCTGCGCCTTTCCGGGCTCCACTTTTGATGGTGCTACCACTTACGGCGGCGAGATTGTGAAGACCACCAACGGTGGTCAGACCTGGGTTAAGAAAACTACGTCTACGCAGTTTACGGGAGCCGGCACTTTCTGCAATTGGGTACACATGTTCAACGCTACCACGGGCGTTTCGCTTGGCGACCCAGCCTCGGCTGCCGGCAGTGCGTTTGAAATTCTGCGTACCACCGATGGCGGTGAGAACTGGGTTCGGGTGACGGCAAACGTGCCGGCCCCGCTGGCGAACGAATACGGCAACGCAGGCGCCTTCTTTCCTTCAAATTCGGCTCCTGGCACCCTGTGGACCGGGCTGGCCTCGTCGAACAACGCCGCGCAGGTGCGGGTGTTCAAAACCACCGACTTCGGGGTGACCTGGACGGCTTCGGGGCTCATTCCGAACATCGTGGGGGCGGTGTCGCAGCTGGCATTCAAGAGCAACAACCTCGACGGTATTGCTTTCGGCTACACCTCGCCGGGTGGTGGCGCTGCTGCCACAGCACTTAACGTGGCCCGTACCAGCGACGGCGGCGCTACCTGGACGGCCATTACGCCGGCCAACAATGCCACTGGCAGCTTCTTCCGCAACGCCATTGACGCCGTGGGTAATACCTACTACAGCACCGGTGCGCGTTTCCCCCTACCTACCACCAATCAGGTTCCGGAAGACTTTGGTACTTCCATCAGCACTGATGGCGTGAACTGGACGAACCTCAACGTTTCGGGTACAACGCTGGCGGCTCCTGGCTATTTCTTCTGCATGGACCTGATTCCCGGCGCTACTGCTAATAACGTAGTAGGCTACGGCGGCCTCTACACCGACCCCAACGGCGCAGGCGGCGTGTACAAATACTCGCGCACCGTGACGGCTACCCGCAACGCGGCCCTGCAGAGCGCGCTGAACGTATACCCCAATCCCAGTACTTCCGGCGTGTTCAACGTGGACCTGGGTTCGGAGCTGAAAACGGGCGCGCAGCTCACCGTTTCTGATGCCCTGGGCCGCCAGGTGAAGTCGCAGACCCTGAACGCGGCCGCCATCGGCGCGCGCAAAATCAGCCTCGACCTGAGTGGCGAGAAAACCGGCGTGTACACCCTGCAAATCCGCACGGACGCTGGCCTGGCTACCCAGAAGGTTGTGATTGACTAA